The following proteins come from a genomic window of Thermodesulfovibrionales bacterium:
- the trpA gene encoding tryptophan synthase subunit alpha translates to MNRIEKTFRSLKEQSRKAFIPYIMAGDPSLGKTRETVLMLERCGADIVELGVPFTDPIADGPTIQRAAERALQEGVTLTKVIGLVSDLRKESRIPIALMTYYNPVFKYGDERFVRDAREAGIDGVIIPDLPPDEAHELMKIAKRSGLATIFLLAPTSTDERITKVTKASTGFVYYVSMTGITGSRLAFDESLKESIGKIRAATDRPVAIGFGVSTPDEAKAVSGYADGVIVGSAIVKRLHESPEGAEGFILELRKAIP, encoded by the coding sequence ATGAACAGGATCGAGAAGACATTCAGGAGTCTGAAGGAGCAGAGCCGGAAGGCCTTTATCCCTTATATCATGGCCGGAGACCCTTCGCTGGGAAAGACGAGGGAGACGGTGCTCATGCTCGAGAGGTGCGGCGCCGATATTGTCGAACTCGGCGTGCCCTTCACCGATCCCATAGCGGACGGGCCGACTATACAGAGGGCCGCGGAAAGGGCATTGCAGGAAGGGGTGACTTTAACGAAGGTCATCGGTCTTGTCAGTGACCTGCGAAAGGAGAGCCGGATTCCGATCGCTCTCATGACATATTATAACCCAGTTTTCAAATACGGCGATGAGAGATTTGTCAGGGACGCCCGCGAGGCGGGGATCGACGGTGTCATCATCCCCGATCTCCCGCCTGACGAGGCTCATGAGCTCATGAAGATTGCGAAGAGATCAGGCCTCGCGACAATATTCCTCCTTGCACCGACGTCGACCGATGAGAGGATAACGAAGGTGACAAAGGCATCAACTGGCTTTGTCTATTATGTCTCGATGACAGGGATAACAGGATCGAGGCTCGCCTTCGACGAATCTTTAAAGGAATCCATAGGGAAGATAAGGGCGGCCACGGACAGACCCGTTGCAATCGGCTTTGGCGTTTCGACGCCCGACGAGGCAAAGGCCGTTTCAGGATATGCCGATGGCGTTATCGTCGGAAGCGCCATTGTGAAGAGGCTTCATGAGTCTCCGGAAGGCGCTGAAGGGTTTATTTTGGAGTTGAGAAAAGCGATTCCATGA
- the accD gene encoding acetyl-CoA carboxylase, carboxyltransferase subunit beta, translating into MAWFKKTREQKIDKKVKIPEGLWVKCENCKEIVYKKEIEKNLKVCPKCNYHFRISARERLNLIVDEGSFIEMNIDMTSGDPLHFKDTVPYRDRIRENQRRSGLHEAVITGEALINEHPAVVAVMDFSFLGGSMGSVVGEKIVKAAETAIERRAPFITVASSGGARMQEGIYSLMQMAKSSAAIGRLKDAGVLYISVLSDPTFGGVTASFAMLGDIIIAEPKSLIGFAGPRVIEQTIKQQLPENFQRAEFLLDHGMIDMVVDRKNLKGTLSLLIEHLFAGPQQPQSL; encoded by the coding sequence ATGGCCTGGTTTAAGAAGACGAGAGAGCAGAAGATTGACAAGAAGGTGAAGATCCCCGAGGGTCTCTGGGTCAAGTGTGAGAACTGCAAGGAGATTGTCTACAAGAAGGAGATCGAAAAGAACCTCAAGGTCTGTCCCAAATGCAATTACCATTTCAGGATCAGTGCAAGAGAACGTCTGAACCTCATCGTTGACGAGGGGAGCTTTATTGAGATGAACATCGATATGACCTCAGGCGACCCGCTCCATTTCAAGGACACCGTCCCCTACAGAGACAGGATTAGAGAGAACCAGAGGAGGAGCGGCCTTCATGAGGCCGTCATCACCGGCGAGGCATTAATCAATGAACACCCTGCTGTGGTTGCCGTCATGGATTTCTCCTTTCTTGGGGGGAGCATGGGTTCTGTCGTGGGCGAGAAGATCGTCAAGGCTGCTGAGACCGCCATCGAAAGGAGGGCCCCCTTCATTACCGTAGCGTCTTCGGGCGGTGCGAGGATGCAGGAAGGCATCTACTCCCTCATGCAGATGGCCAAGTCTTCAGCTGCCATAGGAAGGCTCAAGGACGCAGGAGTGCTCTACATATCGGTCCTTTCAGATCCGACCTTCGGCGGCGTTACGGCAAGCTTTGCCATGCTGGGGGATATTATCATCGCCGAGCCGAAGAGCCTCATAGGCTTTGCCGGACCGAGGGTAATCGAGCAGACGATCAAGCAGCAGCTCCCTGAAAACTTTCAGCGTGCCGAATTCCTCCTCGATCACGGAATGATCGATATGGTGGTGGACAGGAAG